Proteins co-encoded in one Neovison vison isolate M4711 chromosome 9, ASM_NN_V1, whole genome shotgun sequence genomic window:
- the TPM2 gene encoding tropomyosin beta chain isoform X1 — MDAIKKKMQMLKLDKENAIDRAEQAEADKKQAEDRCKQLEEEQQALQKKLKGTEDEVEKYSESVKDAQEKLEQAEKKATDAEADVASLNRRIQLVEEELDRAQERLATALQKLEEAEKAADESERGMKVIENRAMKDEEKMELQEMQLKEAKHIAEDSDRKYEEVARKLVILEGELERSEERAEVAESRARQLEEELRTMDQALKSLMASEEEYSTKEDKYEEEIKLLEEKLKEAETRAEFAERSVAKLEKTIDDLEETLASAKEENVEIHQTLDQTLLELNNL, encoded by the exons ATGGACGCGATCAAGAAGAAGATGCAGATGCTAAAGCTGGACAAGGAGAATGCCATCGACCGTGCCGAGCAGGCCGAGGCCGACAAAAAGCAGGCTGAGGACCGCTGCAAGCAG ctggaggaggagcagcaggcccTCCAGAAGAAGCTGAAGGGGACAGAGGATGAGGTGGAAAAGTATTCTGAGTCAGTGAAGGACGCCCAGGAGAAACTGGAACAGGCTGAGAAGAAAGCTACCGAT GCCGAGGCAGATGTGGCCTCCCTGAACCGCCGCATTCAGCTGGTAGAGGAGGAGCTGGACCGGGCGCAGGAGCGCCTGGCCACAGCCctgcagaagctggaggaggctgAGAAGGCAGCTGATGAGAgcgagag AGGAATGAAGGTCATCGAAAACCGAGCCATGAAGGATGAGGAGAAGATGGAGCTGCAGGAGATGCAGCTGAAGGAGGCCAAGCACATCGCTGAGGATTCCGACCGCAAATATGAGGAG GTGGCCAGGAAGCTGGTGATCCTGGAAGGAGAGCTGGAGCGCTCAGAAGAGAGAGCAGAGGTGGCTGAGAG CCGCGCCAGGCAGCTGGAGGAGGAACTCCGAACCATGGACCAGGCCCTCAAGTCCCTGATGGCCTCAGAAGAGGAG TATTCcaccaaagaagataaatatgAAGAGGAGATCAAACTGCTGGAGGAGAAGCTAAAAGAG GCTGAGACCCGAGCAGAGTTTGCCGAGAGGTCTGTGGCAAAATTGGAGAAGACCATCGATGACCTGGAAG
- the TPM2 gene encoding tropomyosin beta chain isoform X2 yields MDAIKKKMQMLKLDKENAIDRAEQAEADKKQAEDRCKQLEEEQQALQKKLKGTEDEVEKYSESVKDAQEKLEQAEKKATDAEADVASLNRRIQLVEEELDRAQERLATALQKLEEAEKAADESERGMKVIENRAMKDEEKMELQEMQLKEAKHIAEDSDRKYEEVARKLVILEGELERSEERAEVAESRARQLEEELRTMDQALKSLMASEEEYSTKEDKYEEEIKLLEEKLKEAETRAEFAERSVAKLEKTIDDLEDEVYAQKMKYKAISEELDNALNDITSL; encoded by the exons ATGGACGCGATCAAGAAGAAGATGCAGATGCTAAAGCTGGACAAGGAGAATGCCATCGACCGTGCCGAGCAGGCCGAGGCCGACAAAAAGCAGGCTGAGGACCGCTGCAAGCAG ctggaggaggagcagcaggcccTCCAGAAGAAGCTGAAGGGGACAGAGGATGAGGTGGAAAAGTATTCTGAGTCAGTGAAGGACGCCCAGGAGAAACTGGAACAGGCTGAGAAGAAAGCTACCGAT GCCGAGGCAGATGTGGCCTCCCTGAACCGCCGCATTCAGCTGGTAGAGGAGGAGCTGGACCGGGCGCAGGAGCGCCTGGCCACAGCCctgcagaagctggaggaggctgAGAAGGCAGCTGATGAGAgcgagag AGGAATGAAGGTCATCGAAAACCGAGCCATGAAGGATGAGGAGAAGATGGAGCTGCAGGAGATGCAGCTGAAGGAGGCCAAGCACATCGCTGAGGATTCCGACCGCAAATATGAGGAG GTGGCCAGGAAGCTGGTGATCCTGGAAGGAGAGCTGGAGCGCTCAGAAGAGAGAGCAGAGGTGGCTGAGAG CCGCGCCAGGCAGCTGGAGGAGGAACTCCGAACCATGGACCAGGCCCTCAAGTCCCTGATGGCCTCAGAAGAGGAG TATTCcaccaaagaagataaatatgAAGAGGAGATCAAACTGCTGGAGGAGAAGCTAAAAGAG GCTGAGACCCGAGCAGAGTTTGCCGAGAGGTCTGTGGCAAAATTGGAGAAGACCATCGATGACCTGGAAG acgaGGTCTATGCACAGAAGATGAAGTACAAGGCCATCAGCGAGGAACTGGACAACGCACTCAACGACATCACCTCCCTCTGA
- the TPM2 gene encoding tropomyosin beta chain isoform X3, which yields MDAIKKKMQMLKLDKENAIDRAEQAEADKKQAEDRCKQLEEEQQALQKKLKGTEDEVEKYSESVKDAQEKLEQAEKKATDAEADVASLNRRIQLVEEELDRAQERLATALQKLEEAEKAADESERGMKVIENRAMKDEEKMELQEMQLKEAKHIAEDSDRKYEEVARKLVILEGELERSEERAEVAESKCGDLEEELKIVTNNLKSLEAQADKYSTKEDKYEEEIKLLEEKLKEAETRAEFAERSVAKLEKTIDDLEETLASAKEENVEIHQTLDQTLLELNNL from the exons ATGGACGCGATCAAGAAGAAGATGCAGATGCTAAAGCTGGACAAGGAGAATGCCATCGACCGTGCCGAGCAGGCCGAGGCCGACAAAAAGCAGGCTGAGGACCGCTGCAAGCAG ctggaggaggagcagcaggcccTCCAGAAGAAGCTGAAGGGGACAGAGGATGAGGTGGAAAAGTATTCTGAGTCAGTGAAGGACGCCCAGGAGAAACTGGAACAGGCTGAGAAGAAAGCTACCGAT GCCGAGGCAGATGTGGCCTCCCTGAACCGCCGCATTCAGCTGGTAGAGGAGGAGCTGGACCGGGCGCAGGAGCGCCTGGCCACAGCCctgcagaagctggaggaggctgAGAAGGCAGCTGATGAGAgcgagag AGGAATGAAGGTCATCGAAAACCGAGCCATGAAGGATGAGGAGAAGATGGAGCTGCAGGAGATGCAGCTGAAGGAGGCCAAGCACATCGCTGAGGATTCCGACCGCAAATATGAGGAG GTGGCCAGGAAGCTGGTGATCCTGGAAGGAGAGCTGGAGCGCTCAGAAGAGAGAGCAGAGGTGGCTGAGAG TAAATGTGGGGACCTAGAGGAGGAGCTGAAAATTGTTACCAACAACTTGAAATCCCTGGAAGCCCAAGCGGACAAG TATTCcaccaaagaagataaatatgAAGAGGAGATCAAACTGCTGGAGGAGAAGCTAAAAGAG GCTGAGACCCGAGCAGAGTTTGCCGAGAGGTCTGTGGCAAAATTGGAGAAGACCATCGATGACCTGGAAG
- the TPM2 gene encoding tropomyosin beta chain isoform X4, whose product MDAIKKKMQMLKLDKENAIDRAEQAEADKKQAEDRCKQLEEEQQALQKKLKGTEDEVEKYSESVKDAQEKLEQAEKKATDAEADVASLNRRIQLVEEELDRAQERLATALQKLEEAEKAADESERGMKVIENRAMKDEEKMELQEMQLKEAKHIAEDSDRKYEEVARKLVILEGELERSEERAEVAESKCGDLEEELKIVTNNLKSLEAQADKYSTKEDKYEEEIKLLEEKLKEAETRAEFAERSVAKLEKTIDDLEDEVYAQKMKYKAISEELDNALNDITSL is encoded by the exons ATGGACGCGATCAAGAAGAAGATGCAGATGCTAAAGCTGGACAAGGAGAATGCCATCGACCGTGCCGAGCAGGCCGAGGCCGACAAAAAGCAGGCTGAGGACCGCTGCAAGCAG ctggaggaggagcagcaggcccTCCAGAAGAAGCTGAAGGGGACAGAGGATGAGGTGGAAAAGTATTCTGAGTCAGTGAAGGACGCCCAGGAGAAACTGGAACAGGCTGAGAAGAAAGCTACCGAT GCCGAGGCAGATGTGGCCTCCCTGAACCGCCGCATTCAGCTGGTAGAGGAGGAGCTGGACCGGGCGCAGGAGCGCCTGGCCACAGCCctgcagaagctggaggaggctgAGAAGGCAGCTGATGAGAgcgagag AGGAATGAAGGTCATCGAAAACCGAGCCATGAAGGATGAGGAGAAGATGGAGCTGCAGGAGATGCAGCTGAAGGAGGCCAAGCACATCGCTGAGGATTCCGACCGCAAATATGAGGAG GTGGCCAGGAAGCTGGTGATCCTGGAAGGAGAGCTGGAGCGCTCAGAAGAGAGAGCAGAGGTGGCTGAGAG TAAATGTGGGGACCTAGAGGAGGAGCTGAAAATTGTTACCAACAACTTGAAATCCCTGGAAGCCCAAGCGGACAAG TATTCcaccaaagaagataaatatgAAGAGGAGATCAAACTGCTGGAGGAGAAGCTAAAAGAG GCTGAGACCCGAGCAGAGTTTGCCGAGAGGTCTGTGGCAAAATTGGAGAAGACCATCGATGACCTGGAAG acgaGGTCTATGCACAGAAGATGAAGTACAAGGCCATCAGCGAGGAACTGGACAACGCACTCAACGACATCACCTCCCTCTGA